One genomic region from Sphingobacterium multivorum encodes:
- a CDS encoding alpha/beta hydrolase family protein, producing the protein MKFWIGLFFSAMIMLGCQRHSVDLIPINQFFSTPEKSNFKISPNGRFIAYIGLDNHCKNIYLIDLIHQDSSKQLTYQNDINVKSFAWNNNSKISFLTEQSTQDSLRLYAVDINTEKIWPLIKPVRGRFRWVHALVTGSDSFIAGINDRDSSFFDLYRIYLDGRPRELVLQNPGNMSSWVVSNDGQVRLAVANDSVQQSVLYRSSETEPFKEIIRCDVESSFTPLGYKDSSNAIIYALSNIDRDKLALVSYDLENQKELGELYSHKDVDVSPGGYFTEQNKLLFVNYSTSRQNRHFFDEATKKKYDQLSRQIDGFEFQVLNTDISGDKVIIKTYTDVNPGGIYFYDFSTQKLTKLTDNNSDLKDKELSPNEYITYTARDGVQISGYLTYPIHSNRKDLPMVVLPHDGPNGREVWGFDNEAQFLANRGYLVFQMNYRGSTGFGKKFWTAGFKEWGGKIQDDITDGVKWLIKEGIADRERVAIVGKGFGGYSALHAACFNSDLYKCAVSYSGYTNLFTYFRDIPPYFKSYVQKMYQIVGNPIREAELFKNISPVFHSDKVKIPVLLVQGGKDRFSSVTDANQFVQKLKNNNVPVQYILKEDEDRTFKRDENVFGYYNELERFLAKYLVD; encoded by the coding sequence ATGAAATTTTGGATAGGTTTGTTTTTTTCTGCCATGATCATGTTGGGGTGTCAACGACATAGCGTTGATCTTATTCCAATAAATCAATTTTTTTCTACACCTGAAAAATCAAATTTTAAGATTTCTCCAAATGGTCGATTTATAGCTTACATTGGCCTGGACAACCATTGCAAAAATATCTATTTGATAGATTTGATCCATCAGGATAGTTCCAAACAACTTACGTATCAAAATGATATTAATGTAAAATCCTTCGCTTGGAACAATAATTCAAAAATATCTTTTTTGACAGAGCAATCCACACAGGACAGTTTACGTTTATATGCTGTGGATATCAATACAGAGAAGATCTGGCCATTAATTAAACCGGTTCGGGGACGATTTCGCTGGGTTCATGCCCTAGTGACAGGAAGCGATAGTTTTATTGCGGGAATCAACGATCGAGACTCTTCTTTTTTTGACCTTTATCGTATCTATTTAGATGGAAGGCCACGGGAATTGGTTTTACAGAATCCCGGAAATATGAGCTCCTGGGTGGTGTCAAATGATGGGCAGGTAAGATTAGCGGTAGCCAATGATTCCGTACAGCAGTCTGTGCTCTATCGAAGTTCCGAGACAGAACCATTTAAAGAGATTATACGCTGTGATGTAGAAAGTAGTTTTACACCTTTGGGTTATAAAGATAGTTCTAATGCGATCATTTATGCCTTATCCAATATAGACCGGGATAAACTGGCATTGGTTAGCTATGATTTGGAAAACCAGAAGGAATTAGGGGAACTTTATAGCCATAAAGATGTTGACGTGAGTCCAGGAGGATATTTTACGGAACAAAACAAGCTACTGTTTGTAAATTACAGTACGTCCCGACAAAATAGGCACTTTTTTGACGAAGCCACCAAAAAGAAATATGATCAGTTGTCCAGACAGATCGATGGTTTTGAATTTCAGGTGCTAAATACCGACATTTCTGGCGATAAGGTAATTATCAAAACGTATACGGATGTAAATCCCGGAGGTATTTATTTTTATGACTTTTCGACGCAAAAATTAACGAAGCTAACAGATAATAATTCCGATCTAAAAGACAAAGAGCTCTCACCTAACGAGTATATTACCTATACGGCGAGAGATGGAGTTCAGATTTCGGGTTATTTGACTTATCCTATACATTCCAATCGCAAAGATCTACCCATGGTGGTATTGCCTCATGACGGGCCCAATGGGCGGGAAGTATGGGGGTTTGACAATGAAGCTCAATTTTTAGCCAATCGGGGGTATTTGGTCTTTCAGATGAACTATAGAGGATCAACAGGTTTCGGCAAGAAATTCTGGACGGCGGGATTTAAAGAATGGGGAGGAAAGATTCAGGATGATATTACCGATGGCGTGAAATGGTTGATCAAAGAGGGGATTGCTGATCGGGAGCGTGTTGCCATTGTAGGGAAAGGTTTTGGTGGCTATTCGGCGCTACATGCAGCCTGTTTTAACTCTGATCTATATAAATGTGCCGTGTCTTATTCAGGTTATACCAATTTATTCACTTACTTTAGAGATATTCCACCATACTTTAAATCTTATGTGCAGAAGATGTATCAAATCGTTGGAAATCCGATTCGGGAGGCAGAACTATTCAAAAATATTTCACCTGTATTTCATTCGGATAAAGTAAAGATACCGGTATTATTGGTCCAAGGGGGGAAAGATCGTTTTAGTTCGGTTACGGATGCAAATCAATTTGTGCAGAAATTAAAGAATAACAATGTTCCTGTGCAATACATCCTGAAAGAGGATGAAGATCGAACTTTTAAACGGGATGAGAATGTCTTTGGTTACTATAATGAGCTGGAGCGATTTTTAGCGAAATATCTTGTTGACTAA
- a CDS encoding sensor histidine kinase: MKAEKYSYRKNYGLLLMFFIVISGLYIFALFLSRNYTESHIKNEFTNRKSEIFDQTLIPFNDFFQNRIPEVSFYQGFLDSVQAGKYAYSILSSYPFVREIGFFDLQFNNDHNLNYGFIVNNLRIQPKTITFFTVSRSGLNKNTIRDRGQMGLHSEEINNIGVKLATYIDKLQPNAKLSDKDILKVFYTIRPGQITYLNIPRVNDLIVYKSIMEGNLDHTVGYEQDMFNFQIDPMYLEVKNSYSNLYEKVEIVPLVGAPITPENDEISTEMPLPGALADYKLLFRSSKSFLSKEINRSFWPVLGGVSLIYIILIAILYLIYRNLEINGRLFKLQYDFINNLTHEFKTPVSVIKIAGNNIKSAQVLSDEERKMYGNILDQEADRLNNLMNKLLSFSQIENKTIKLNKEEVDLEEFTENLVASSRIKYSDFKISTKIDVRTSMLADPVLLSSVFQNMIDNAYKYSKAGHKILDIAIQQNKKNFVITFKDEGIGIEKAEFNNIFKKFYRIKSQYNQQGSIGLGLAFCKEITEFIGGDITVKSQLGQGTTFTLVFPV, encoded by the coding sequence ATGAAAGCAGAGAAATATAGCTATCGAAAAAACTACGGCCTATTATTGATGTTTTTCATCGTGATAAGCGGGTTGTATATATTTGCGCTTTTTCTATCCCGCAATTATACAGAATCGCATATTAAAAATGAATTCACGAATCGTAAATCAGAAATATTTGATCAGACTTTAATCCCTTTCAATGATTTTTTTCAGAATAGAATTCCTGAAGTTTCTTTCTATCAGGGCTTTTTGGATTCAGTTCAGGCTGGGAAATATGCGTATAGTATATTAAGCTCGTACCCATTTGTTCGAGAAATCGGTTTTTTTGATTTGCAATTTAATAATGATCACAATCTGAACTATGGTTTTATTGTTAATAATCTTAGAATTCAGCCGAAAACCATAACCTTTTTTACCGTTTCCCGCTCCGGGCTGAATAAGAATACGATTCGAGACCGTGGGCAGATGGGCTTGCATTCTGAGGAAATTAATAATATAGGTGTCAAGTTGGCAACTTATATTGATAAATTGCAACCGAATGCCAAGCTTTCTGATAAGGATATTCTGAAGGTTTTTTATACCATAAGACCCGGACAGATTACCTATCTGAATATCCCAAGGGTTAATGACTTAATTGTCTATAAGTCCATTATGGAAGGTAATTTGGATCATACTGTGGGCTATGAACAGGACATGTTTAATTTTCAGATCGATCCAATGTATCTGGAAGTAAAAAATAGCTATTCAAATCTTTATGAGAAAGTTGAAATAGTTCCGTTGGTTGGCGCTCCGATCACGCCGGAAAATGACGAGATTTCAACGGAGATGCCTTTACCTGGAGCCTTAGCTGACTATAAACTCCTTTTTAGATCGAGTAAAAGTTTTCTGTCAAAAGAGATAAACCGCAGTTTTTGGCCCGTATTGGGCGGTGTATCCCTGATTTATATTATTTTAATTGCAATCTTATATTTAATTTATAGAAATTTAGAAATTAACGGAAGACTTTTTAAATTGCAGTACGATTTCATCAATAATCTTACGCATGAGTTTAAGACGCCTGTGAGCGTTATTAAGATTGCTGGAAATAATATTAAGAGTGCTCAGGTGCTCTCTGATGAAGAGCGGAAAATGTATGGAAATATATTAGATCAGGAGGCAGACCGATTAAATAACCTGATGAATAAGCTATTGTCGTTTAGTCAGATCGAAAATAAAACCATAAAATTAAATAAAGAAGAAGTTGATTTGGAGGAGTTTACCGAAAATCTAGTAGCTTCATCAAGAATAAAATATTCGGATTTCAAGATTAGCACAAAAATTGATGTAAGGACATCGATGCTTGCGGATCCGGTGCTATTGAGCAGTGTGTTTCAAAATATGATCGATAATGCCTATAAATATTCGAAAGCGGGGCATAAAATCTTGGATATTGCGATACAACAAAACAAGAAGAATTTTGTTATCACTTTTAAAGATGAAGGAATAGGTATTGAGAAGGCTGAGTTTAACAATATCTTCAAAAAGTTTTATAGAATAAAAAGTCAATATAATCAGCAAGGAAGTATCGGTTTGGGGTTGGCTTTCTGTAAGGAGATTACTGAATTTATAGGCGGTGATATTACAGTAAAAAGCCAATTGGGACAAGGGACCACCTTTACCTTGGTATTTCCGGTTTAA
- a CDS encoding response regulator transcription factor, whose protein sequence is MNKDITVAVIEDDENLRFLVKHRLESEGYQVIQSGNGNEAESLILEKRPDVVLLDWMLPGKEGNEICEDVRKAGFENIIIMMTAKSQDVDKIEAYSFGVTDYISKPFNMDVLIAMIDNKVKFFLPKNSPEVYKFGQTEHHPNIHSLIRDGRKVELTILENRILLHFLQNLGREITREELMEVVWGYSSNVNTRTLDMHVVRLRKKIETNPDKPHYLQTVRGLGYKFVDEEEI, encoded by the coding sequence ATGAATAAAGACATCACAGTTGCTGTTATTGAAGATGATGAGAACTTACGTTTCTTGGTAAAACATCGATTGGAATCTGAAGGCTATCAGGTCATTCAAAGTGGAAATGGGAATGAAGCGGAGAGTTTGATTTTGGAGAAGAGACCAGATGTGGTTTTGTTGGATTGGATGCTTCCAGGAAAAGAGGGCAACGAGATCTGTGAAGATGTCCGTAAAGCCGGCTTTGAGAATATCATTATCATGATGACAGCTAAATCTCAGGATGTGGACAAAATTGAAGCCTATAGCTTTGGTGTGACTGATTACATTAGCAAGCCCTTCAATATGGATGTGCTTATTGCTATGATTGATAATAAGGTGAAATTTTTCTTACCTAAAAACAGTCCCGAAGTATATAAATTTGGTCAGACGGAGCATCACCCTAACATCCATTCCTTGATACGTGACGGAAGGAAAGTGGAGTTGACCATCTTGGAGAACCGTATTTTACTTCATTTTCTGCAAAACTTAGGTCGGGAAATTACGCGTGAAGAGTTAATGGAAGTTGTCTGGGGATATAGTTCAAACGTCAACACACGTACCTTGGATATGCATGTGGTTCGTTTAAGAAAAAAGATCGAAACCAATCCAGATAAGCCACATTATCTACAGACCGTACGGGGGCTGGGATATAAATTTGTTGATGAGGAAGAGATTTAA